In a single window of the Pseudomonas sp. B21-015 genome:
- a CDS encoding helix-turn-helix domain-containing protein has protein sequence MTRTASSAGRVLRVLKALKGHTVTGLSNAELAQLAGDSPSNVTRAVQTLIEEGLAVKLDNGRFAHSIAMLQIAQSHAEHMARLTGRLHEINQRVAAGSQI, from the coding sequence ATGACGCGCACGGCATCAAGCGCGGGGCGTGTCCTGCGCGTTCTCAAAGCATTGAAGGGCCATACGGTAACGGGGTTGAGCAATGCCGAGCTGGCTCAGCTGGCCGGGGACAGCCCGAGCAACGTCACTCGGGCGGTGCAAACCCTGATCGAGGAAGGCCTCGCGGTGAAGCTGGATAACGGCCGGTTCGCCCACTCCATCGCAATGCTGCAAATCGCCCAATCGCACGCCGAACACATGGCCCGCCTGACCGGGCGCCTACATGAAATCAATCAGCGGGTCGCCGCTGGCTCGCAGATCTAA
- a CDS encoding helix-turn-helix domain-containing protein, with translation MRLKEERKRLKLTQAAASAIAGVSRETWSRYEGGAVSPGMEVLEAFALAGADVQYVLTGQHDSIPPTMKERLFLDQFRRSTEAQQDEALRVLLGGKETTATHTFEEVGQYIHGSVNQTGLTLNVGGSKRKK, from the coding sequence TTGCGACTCAAAGAAGAGCGCAAACGCCTCAAGCTCACCCAGGCAGCGGCTAGCGCCATTGCAGGGGTTAGCCGTGAGACCTGGAGTCGATATGAAGGGGGGGCTGTATCTCCGGGAATGGAGGTGCTGGAAGCTTTCGCTTTAGCAGGCGCGGATGTTCAGTACGTCCTGACGGGACAACACGACTCCATTCCTCCGACAATGAAGGAGAGGTTGTTTCTGGATCAGTTCAGGCGTAGCACCGAGGCCCAGCAAGACGAAGCCTTGCGTGTACTTCTTGGTGGGAAAGAAACGACAGCGACACATACGTTCGAAGAGGTCGGCCAGTACATCCATGGATCGGTTAATCAGACGGGCCTCACGCTTAATGTCGGTGGCAGTAAAAGGAAGAAGTAA
- a CDS encoding DUF3164 family protein, with the protein MATNDILQVPAGYRVDALGRMVPEASIKPTDLLRDKLVMEAIDQAKAISAMLLNFKERVFGDIDALEQISKEQYGVVSRGTKGNLTLTSYDGRYKLMRANQDQIEFNEHLQSAKALLDECAHEWTANSHPGVRVLINDAFRADRNGELRTSRILSLRRHDIDDSRWKRAMEAIGDAIQVAGSRSYIRLYERVGDTDRYEAISLDLAGV; encoded by the coding sequence ATGGCGACCAATGACATTCTGCAAGTTCCGGCGGGTTACCGCGTCGATGCGCTCGGCCGAATGGTGCCCGAGGCCTCAATCAAGCCTACGGATCTGTTGCGCGACAAACTGGTGATGGAGGCCATTGATCAGGCCAAGGCTATCAGCGCGATGTTACTCAATTTCAAAGAACGCGTTTTCGGCGATATCGACGCCCTGGAACAGATCAGCAAAGAGCAGTACGGCGTTGTCTCGCGGGGCACGAAGGGCAATTTGACCCTGACCAGTTACGACGGCCGCTACAAGCTGATGCGCGCTAACCAGGATCAGATTGAGTTCAACGAACACCTTCAGTCCGCCAAGGCCCTGCTTGATGAGTGTGCCCATGAGTGGACGGCCAACTCACACCCCGGCGTCCGCGTGCTGATCAATGACGCATTCCGGGCCGACCGCAACGGTGAACTGCGGACATCCCGAATCCTGTCGCTACGCCGCCACGACATTGATGACTCGCGCTGGAAGCGGGCAATGGAGGCTATCGGCGACGCGATCCAGGTCGCGGGCAGCCGCAGCTATATCCGACTGTACGAGCGCGTTGGCGATACCGACCGTTATGAAGCGATTAGCCTTGATTTAGCGGGGGTGTGA
- a CDS encoding lysis protein, translating to MGALEQLVWPIPARLAVVALACILSAAAAGSVAYGFGFRYAASLGDTELANLKAEHAEQARIAESANRLQLLQQVTRANKTEDLLLDVMTRHAEEKRQLQERIPHVTTQYIAAPGAAAKPIPHCVFTAGWLRDYNTALGVPTPRPGTVAPTAEKAAWPATGTEAELLESGVTPADILAHAQDYGVWARSNLAQLNALLDLQEKD from the coding sequence ATGGGCGCGCTTGAACAGCTCGTCTGGCCGATACCGGCCCGCCTGGCTGTGGTGGCCTTGGCTTGCATCCTCAGTGCAGCTGCAGCGGGTTCAGTGGCCTATGGCTTTGGTTTTCGGTACGCCGCATCACTGGGTGACACCGAATTGGCCAACCTCAAGGCCGAGCACGCGGAACAAGCGCGAATCGCCGAGAGTGCCAACCGCCTGCAGCTGCTGCAACAGGTCACCCGTGCCAATAAAACCGAGGATTTATTGCTCGATGTCATGACCCGTCACGCCGAAGAAAAACGCCAGCTCCAGGAGCGCATTCCCCATGTCACCACCCAATACATTGCAGCGCCTGGCGCTGCTGCTAAGCCTATCCCTCATTGCGTGTTCACTGCTGGTTGGTTGCGCGACTACAACACCGCCCTCGGTGTGCCCACCCCAAGACCAGGCACCGTTGCCCCCACTGCTGAAAAAGCGGCCTGGCCCGCCACCGGCACTGAAGCCGAGCTACTGGAAAGCGGCGTCACTCCGGCCGACATCCTTGCCCACGCCCAGGACTACGGCGTGTGGGCCCGATCCAACCTTGCCCAGCTCAATGCCCTGCTTGATCTCCAGGAAAAGGACTGA
- a CDS encoding TraR/DksA C4-type zinc finger protein, producing MDVAEHATDEDDADEAVLRAHTSGLQRRSGRSAYRCEECGDAIPEDRRQAEPGTEHCLDCLDALEYLATRGFQ from the coding sequence ATGGATGTAGCTGAACACGCTACAGATGAAGACGACGCTGATGAGGCAGTACTGCGCGCCCACACCAGCGGGTTGCAGCGGCGCTCAGGCCGCTCGGCCTATCGCTGTGAGGAATGCGGTGATGCCATTCCTGAAGATCGTCGCCAGGCCGAGCCTGGTACTGAACATTGTCTTGATTGCTTAGACGCCTTGGAATACTTGGCTACGCGGGGTTTTCAATGA
- a CDS encoding DUF3486 family protein: MAGKSSINRLPPMVKAYIQKLLRDDRMTLDDMLDDIRARFPNEKAPSRSALGRFKVGFDELIDKARQQREMAEAFVGALGEDSSDKTGALLVEAISTLTYQAALGAHEKDDVTIAEVNALARAAKATMEARTMSVKERQTIERAARERLLREQAAELDNAVKAKGMTEDQAMFWRQKFLGVKQ; the protein is encoded by the coding sequence ATGGCGGGCAAGTCCTCTATCAACCGCCTGCCGCCGATGGTCAAGGCGTACATCCAGAAGTTGTTGCGCGATGACCGCATGACGCTTGACGACATGCTGGACGACATTCGGGCGCGCTTCCCCAACGAGAAAGCCCCGAGCCGCAGCGCCTTGGGCCGCTTCAAAGTGGGCTTCGATGAACTGATCGACAAGGCCCGCCAGCAGCGCGAAATGGCCGAGGCGTTTGTAGGCGCGCTCGGCGAGGACTCTTCGGACAAGACCGGCGCGTTGCTGGTGGAAGCCATATCGACGCTGACCTATCAGGCTGCCTTGGGCGCTCATGAAAAGGACGATGTCACCATTGCCGAAGTCAACGCACTTGCCCGCGCCGCCAAGGCCACCATGGAGGCCCGGACGATGAGCGTGAAGGAGCGCCAGACCATCGAGCGTGCCGCCCGCGAACGCCTGCTCCGCGAGCAAGCCGCCGAACTGGATAACGCTGTGAAAGCCAAAGGCATGACCGAAGATCAGGCCATGTTCTGGCGCCAGAAATTCCTGGGCGTGAAGCAATGA
- a CDS encoding ExeA family protein, with amino-acid sequence MLKLKKILQEVGRPQSALAESLSLSGATVAQLLNHGHWPRSLDSDELQGRIRVFLTESGANDADIANAFEEVDLPCANTADPALKKEPSGEDEPMLLPKQTIQPNTRKAFGLFRDPFDELQCAQDMWVSPDIRYVREVMYQTARHGGFLAVEGESGAGKSTLRRDLVNRLAENNDPVIIIEPYVLASEDNDTKGKSLKSTHIAESMMAAVAPLAKPKSSPEARFAQLHKALKESHAAGYRHCLVIEEAHSLPIPTLKHLKRILELEVGFTKLVSIIMIGQPELGVKLSERNADVREVVQRCERVTLTPIETSRLEEFLKFRFDRAGKALAEVIDEGGIQALAARLSQPKRSGGRDETVSLLYPLAIGNLMIAALNLAAHLGVPIVTADVVKGV; translated from the coding sequence ATGTTGAAGCTGAAAAAAATTCTACAGGAGGTGGGCCGCCCGCAATCGGCCTTAGCCGAGTCGCTGAGTCTCAGCGGCGCCACTGTCGCCCAGCTGCTGAACCACGGCCATTGGCCGCGCAGCCTGGACAGTGACGAACTACAGGGGCGCATTCGCGTGTTCCTGACCGAGTCCGGCGCCAATGACGCCGATATCGCCAACGCATTTGAAGAAGTGGATCTGCCGTGCGCCAACACGGCAGATCCGGCCCTTAAAAAAGAGCCGTCCGGGGAGGACGAACCTATGTTACTGCCAAAACAGACTATTCAGCCAAATACCCGTAAAGCGTTTGGCTTGTTCCGCGACCCCTTTGATGAGTTGCAGTGCGCCCAAGACATGTGGGTAAGCCCTGATATTCGCTATGTCCGCGAGGTTATGTACCAGACCGCACGCCACGGCGGCTTCCTTGCGGTTGAGGGGGAATCAGGGGCCGGAAAAAGCACGCTTCGTCGCGACCTGGTGAACCGACTCGCCGAGAACAACGACCCGGTCATCATCATTGAGCCCTATGTACTGGCGTCCGAGGACAACGATACCAAGGGCAAATCGCTGAAAAGCACGCACATCGCCGAGTCGATGATGGCCGCCGTGGCGCCCCTCGCCAAACCCAAAAGCAGCCCGGAGGCGCGGTTTGCCCAGTTGCACAAGGCGCTGAAGGAATCGCACGCGGCCGGCTATCGCCACTGCCTCGTCATTGAAGAGGCCCACAGCCTACCGATTCCTACCCTCAAGCACCTCAAGCGCATCCTGGAGCTGGAGGTCGGTTTCACCAAACTGGTCAGCATCATCATGATCGGCCAGCCCGAGCTGGGCGTGAAGCTGAGCGAGCGCAACGCCGATGTGCGCGAGGTTGTGCAGCGCTGTGAGCGGGTCACGCTGACCCCGATTGAAACTTCCCGGCTGGAAGAGTTCCTGAAATTCCGCTTCGACCGGGCCGGCAAGGCGCTCGCCGAGGTGATTGACGAGGGCGGTATTCAGGCACTCGCTGCGCGCCTGTCCCAGCCGAAACGTAGCGGCGGCCGTGACGAAACCGTGTCGCTGCTTTACCCGCTAGCCATCGGCAACCTGATGATCGCGGCGCTGAATCTGGCCGCCCACCTCGGCGTACCCATTGTCACCGCCGACGTAGTCAAGGGGGTGTGA
- a CDS encoding ArsR family transcriptional regulator, with the protein MTQYSDFLRQDVRLVILRLLVEMPGYRANSSVLNTALDNFGHTASRDQVKTELQWLAEQGAISISDVGPVLVATLTERGQDIAAGRARVPGIKRPGA; encoded by the coding sequence ATGACTCAATATTCCGATTTTCTGCGCCAAGACGTGCGGCTTGTGATCCTGCGCCTTCTGGTGGAAATGCCAGGCTACCGCGCCAATAGTTCGGTGCTGAACACTGCGCTTGATAACTTCGGCCATACCGCCAGCCGCGACCAGGTGAAAACCGAACTGCAATGGCTGGCTGAGCAAGGCGCCATCAGCATTTCTGACGTCGGCCCTGTGCTGGTAGCGACCCTCACCGAGCGCGGGCAAGACATCGCCGCCGGCCGCGCCCGCGTTCCCGGCATCAAACGGCCGGGGGCCTGA
- a CDS encoding DDE-type integrase/transposase/recombinase, protein MNPVQIQQLAQIAQRAENAPHGQRTAVYQAGAAELGVSLQTLQRKLKEIRVAKPRKRRNDAGCSALPIEEARKISAVLLESIRANNKQLSTIERALERLRSNNMIVAGRVDEQTGVFRPLTSGAISRALRAYKLHPDQLLHDAPAVSLASKHPNHVWQVDASISTQFYLADDGARMMNKAEFYDGKPGNLKKIERQRLWRYVITDHTSGTLYVEYVLGAESAENLCNVLINAMQKRSESDPFHGVPWMLMTDPGAAMTSGIFRNLCRAMSIDLIINQVGNARAKGQVEQAHNIVEREFESALKFQAADSLEQINAWAGKWMRYFNATSIHTRTRRTRYGVWQLIQPAQLRLAPSVEVCRELAVSTPEYRKVSNLLRVSFRGAQFDVSSVPGVMVGEKLLITRNCWRDKDAAIAVLVGDDGRENYHVIERIGVDEFGFAETSATIGEQYKRHAETPAQVSRKVLEQIATGTSNQADAEVARKAKAVPFGGLIDPHKHVNDTVLPAYLPRRGTSLNVNAPTVELAPLSHVEAAKLLRPRLGNLWTAETFGWLQQRYPEGVPEEQLDAVEAELKRPVEVMRKPFSLVLAAVGGE, encoded by the coding sequence ATGAACCCGGTACAGATCCAGCAGTTGGCTCAAATCGCCCAACGCGCCGAAAACGCCCCGCACGGCCAGCGTACCGCCGTCTACCAAGCGGGCGCGGCCGAACTGGGTGTGTCCCTTCAAACCCTGCAGCGCAAGCTGAAGGAGATCCGCGTGGCGAAACCCCGCAAGCGCCGTAATGACGCCGGGTGCAGCGCGCTGCCAATTGAAGAAGCCCGGAAGATATCCGCCGTGCTGCTGGAGTCGATCCGCGCCAACAACAAACAGTTGTCCACCATCGAGCGGGCGTTAGAGCGGCTGCGCAGTAACAACATGATCGTTGCCGGCCGCGTGGATGAACAAACGGGGGTGTTCCGCCCGTTGACCAGCGGCGCAATCAGCCGGGCGCTGCGCGCCTACAAATTGCATCCCGATCAGCTGCTGCACGACGCCCCGGCGGTGTCGTTGGCCAGCAAGCACCCCAACCACGTTTGGCAGGTGGACGCGTCGATCTCGACTCAGTTCTATCTGGCAGATGACGGGGCGCGGATGATGAACAAGGCCGAGTTTTACGACGGCAAGCCCGGCAACCTGAAGAAAATTGAGCGTCAGCGGCTGTGGCGGTACGTGATCACTGACCATACCAGCGGCACGCTGTACGTGGAGTACGTCCTCGGCGCCGAGTCCGCCGAAAACCTTTGCAATGTCTTGATCAATGCAATGCAGAAGCGCAGCGAATCCGACCCGTTCCACGGGGTGCCTTGGATGCTGATGACGGACCCCGGCGCGGCAATGACCAGCGGCATCTTTCGCAACCTTTGCCGCGCCATGTCCATCGATCTGATCATCAACCAGGTCGGCAATGCCCGGGCGAAGGGTCAGGTTGAGCAGGCGCATAACATCGTTGAGCGGGAGTTTGAAAGTGCCCTCAAGTTCCAGGCGGCGGACAGCCTGGAACAGATCAACGCGTGGGCCGGCAAGTGGATGCGCTATTTCAATGCCACCTCAATTCATACCCGCACCCGGCGTACCCGGTACGGCGTTTGGCAATTGATCCAGCCGGCCCAACTGCGCCTCGCGCCAAGCGTTGAGGTCTGCCGCGAACTGGCGGTCAGCACGCCGGAATACCGCAAAGTCAGCAATCTACTGCGGGTTTCGTTCCGGGGCGCGCAGTTTGACGTCAGCTCGGTACCGGGCGTGATGGTCGGTGAAAAGCTGCTGATCACCCGCAATTGCTGGCGCGATAAGGACGCAGCTATCGCAGTGTTGGTGGGGGACGACGGGCGTGAAAATTATCACGTCATCGAGCGAATCGGGGTCGATGAGTTTGGCTTTGCCGAAACCTCCGCCACCATCGGCGAGCAGTACAAACGCCACGCCGAAACGCCGGCCCAAGTGTCGCGCAAAGTGCTGGAACAGATCGCGACCGGAACCAGCAATCAAGCGGACGCGGAAGTTGCCCGCAAGGCCAAGGCCGTGCCATTCGGCGGCCTGATCGATCCGCACAAACACGTCAACGACACCGTGCTGCCGGCCTACCTGCCACGGCGCGGCACCAGCCTTAACGTCAACGCGCCAACCGTTGAGCTTGCCCCACTCAGTCACGTTGAAGCAGCGAAGCTGCTACGCCCGCGCCTTGGCAACCTCTGGACGGCTGAAACGTTCGGCTGGCTGCAGCAGCGTTACCCGGAAGGAGTTCCCGAAGAGCAGCTCGACGCCGTTGAGGCCGAGCTGAAACGACCTGTTGAGGTCATGCGCAAGCCGTTCAGCCTGGTGCTGGCTGCGGTTGGAGGTGAGTGA
- a CDS encoding DNA-binding protein: protein MATHAKALTSDQVKENFRQVGKTITEWATENGYTRNEVYRVLNGQAKANYGKAHEIAVKLGLKPSAAMAA from the coding sequence ATGGCCACCCATGCCAAAGCCCTAACCTCCGACCAGGTGAAAGAAAACTTTCGTCAGGTCGGAAAAACCATCACCGAATGGGCTACCGAAAACGGGTACACCCGTAACGAGGTGTACCGCGTCCTCAATGGCCAAGCAAAAGCCAACTACGGCAAGGCGCATGAAATCGCCGTAAAGCTCGGCCTTAAACCATCAGCAGCGATGGCCGCGTGA
- a CDS encoding structural protein, with amino-acid sequence MRPEIPRGIRNFNPGNIRHAKGVRWQGMAVAQSDTNFVQFNGPRWGIRAIARVLITYQDKRLAADGSRIDSVREIIERWAPASENNTEAYTLTVARAMGLDPDYEGLDVYHYDTMRVLVMAIIRHENGPGPLPVGQWYGESVIADGLALAGVERGVQHGKGEVAV; translated from the coding sequence ATGCGACCCGAAATCCCTCGCGGCATCCGCAACTTCAATCCCGGCAACATCCGTCATGCCAAGGGCGTGCGCTGGCAAGGCATGGCCGTTGCTCAGTCTGATACCAACTTCGTTCAGTTCAATGGCCCACGCTGGGGTATTCGGGCTATTGCCCGCGTTCTGATCACCTACCAGGACAAGCGTCTGGCCGCTGATGGCAGCCGGATCGACAGCGTGCGCGAAATCATTGAACGCTGGGCTCCAGCCTCTGAAAACAACACTGAGGCCTATACGCTCACCGTCGCCCGCGCCATGGGTCTTGATCCCGACTACGAAGGCTTGGACGTCTACCACTACGACACCATGCGCGTCCTGGTGATGGCGATCATTCGTCACGAAAACGGCCCAGGCCCATTGCCTGTTGGCCAGTGGTACGGCGAGTCGGTTATTGCCGATGGCTTGGCCCTGGCTGGCGTTGAACGTGGTGTCCAGCACGGCAAGGGTGAGGTGGCAGTATGA
- a CDS encoding DUF2730 domain-containing protein, with product MNLNEMNFGFQTVQWLILTVLGIYTWMTKRQAASAQELLELRTRIVALEEHVRHLPDQTAVTDLLGDMKAVRAELSGVKDALGPLARSLDRINDYLLREKT from the coding sequence ATGAACCTGAATGAAATGAACTTCGGCTTCCAGACCGTGCAGTGGCTGATCCTGACGGTACTCGGCATTTACACCTGGATGACCAAACGCCAAGCGGCGAGCGCCCAAGAGCTGCTGGAGCTGCGTACCCGGATTGTCGCCCTGGAGGAACACGTCCGGCACCTTCCAGACCAGACAGCCGTGACCGATCTGCTGGGCGATATGAAGGCCGTGCGCGCCGAACTATCGGGGGTCAAGGATGCGCTTGGCCCTTTAGCCCGTTCGCTGGATCGGATCAATGACTACCTGCTGCGAGAGAAGACATGA